The genome window CTGGTTCAGTTACTGTCTTATTAGTGTAAAAACATTAACTAAAACTGCACTGTTGGCATCTATTCATACAAATATGTAATTTTCAAAGTATTGCTAATGAAAGTTTACTTCTGAGATGATTCATTTAGGTGCCCTGAGAGCTTAGATAAAATACTTGTTAGAGATCGACAGCTCTGCCATGGTTAAAGTGGCTTCTTGTATTTAATAACAATCACCTTACTGTTAAAACTGATGCCTTTTTGTTCGTTTCAGGGAGATTGTTTTTAATTCCAATCAAATAACTGGCTTCTTTTTTGTTTCTAGCCATCAAGGCAAAGGTGGTAGCAAAGAAGGCTGTTGGTGGTAAATATGACAATGAGATCAAGTATGACATTAAACTGATCAAGGTTAGTGTTTGTCAATTGTGTCTATGCAtgcatgcacatttttattttttgtattttgtccAGATTTTGAAAGGCCCTAACAGACCCTTTGATACCATCTGCACTGCATCCTCCTCTGCAGCATGTGGTGTGACTCTGAACAAAGGTGTAGAATATTATatcacaggtaaaaaaaaaaaatccctacatTTGagatttaaaaattattttttcctacAGGAAGATGACTAGCAAAGAGCTGacatttcttcttttctttttggaTTCTTTAAATTTTCATCACCTGTCTTTTCAATTGCAGGCAAACTGAAGCCAGACGGGTCTCTGTACGTGTCATCCTGTAACTACCCTTTACCCTGGAAAAGCAGCCACAAGATCCTGGTAGAACGTTATAAGATGGGCTGTGATTGCAAGGTAAGCAAACCTAATTGATGGTCAATTACATTCAAATTAAATCCTAATCTTTGCTTTATCCTCCAGATCAATCGCTGCACCGCTGTCCTGTGTGACATCACTGGTCCTACTGAGTGCTTGTGGACGGACTGGATGACGGGGAATTGGGTCAATAACGAGCACGACAAACAATGTGCTTGCATCAAGAGAAGGGATGGTTCTTGTTCCTGGTACCAGGAGGCCGCCTCACTCAAAAAGGGTTAATGAACATTATAGACCTTCAAAACTTCATGCAAAACATGTCCATTACGAATAAATCTATTTAAAGCAATGCAGTGTTTTTTTACTATGAGATTGCATGTTCTTAAAATGACAATCATGAGTTCAGCACTTGTGCACAAAGTACTGCTTCAGCAAGAAAACCATGCATTACTTCAACTTTTATTGCATTTGTCTTAATCACCACCTGCAACTTGTGGATTTTAATCACCGATTGGCTTTTTTTGGCAT of Nerophis lumbriciformis linkage group LG22, RoL_Nlum_v2.1, whole genome shotgun sequence contains these proteins:
- the LOC133615062 gene encoding metalloproteinase inhibitor 2-like, translating into MMSWMKCCVFPLVLLCMWQLQEGAHACTCIYDHPQMQFCQSDVAIKAKVVAKKAVGGKYDNEIKYDIKLIKILKGPNRPFDTICTASSSAACGVTLNKGVEYYITGKLKPDGSLYVSSCNYPLPWKSSHKILVERYKMGCDCKINRCTAVLCDITGPTECLWTDWMTGNWVNNEHDKQCACIKRRDGSCSWYQEAASLKKG